One Pullulanibacillus sp. KACC 23026 DNA segment encodes these proteins:
- a CDS encoding FAD-dependent oxidoreductase, whose protein sequence is MNTINLFSKGRIGSLELEHRILMGSMHLGIEGDPKHLNQLKAFYVERVKGGAALIITGGVAVLPEGGGDHMFCLTNLSDRSQLKEIVQAVHYAGGKLALQLQHNGRYAKEAETGLTPVAPSPLFSNLTKETPKELSIREIKDIQAAFIEGAIFAKDAGFDAIELMGSEGYLLNQFLSPITNQRTDAYGGTFEKRMKLPLDIVAGIREHVGSAFPLIYRISGNDYMEDSTTQEETMEFAKQLESQGIDALNVGVGWHESRVPTVAASVPNAAFAHVVSYIKNAVSIPVIGANRIHTPEVAEDVLKLGFMDFVAPARPWLADEAFALKAKTNREMLNRCISCNQRCLDHTLGHPPLPVECLVNPRTGHEWEWKKREIENKESQRRQNIAVVGGGVAGLSTAKAAAEQGYKVALFEAQPQLGGHFFLASQIPSKEKFRETIQYYKTCLERLNVDIHLSTKPNIDELETFDKVYLATGVTPYVPEQLKGVQLPHVVTYSDILSGQVPVGKKVAIVGGGGIGCDLAHLISQANDIRPEVKTFFEDYGIKVRECANIEVTLISRSKRLAKNVGPTTRWVLLSELRKLGVTLLKGFECCEITEDGVWVQTSETKQFIKADQVILCTGQTANQELYDVLKDRVPTVLIGGSYDASELNAAKAIHQGYAYFYSNEVEAINK, encoded by the coding sequence TTGAACACTATAAATCTGTTTTCAAAAGGTAGAATTGGATCTTTAGAGTTAGAGCATCGAATCTTAATGGGTTCGATGCATCTAGGCATAGAAGGAGACCCAAAACATTTAAATCAATTAAAAGCCTTCTACGTTGAACGGGTAAAAGGTGGCGCAGCCTTGATCATAACTGGTGGTGTCGCTGTCCTTCCAGAAGGCGGCGGCGACCACATGTTTTGTTTGACAAATTTGAGCGATCGCAGTCAGCTTAAAGAGATCGTTCAAGCGGTCCATTATGCAGGAGGTAAGCTGGCTCTCCAATTACAGCATAATGGCCGATATGCTAAGGAGGCAGAAACAGGGCTTACACCGGTTGCGCCTAGTCCTCTTTTTTCTAATCTCACAAAGGAGACACCCAAGGAGCTTTCGATTCGTGAGATTAAGGACATTCAAGCGGCTTTTATTGAAGGGGCCATATTCGCAAAGGATGCAGGGTTTGATGCCATTGAATTAATGGGTTCAGAAGGTTATTTATTAAACCAATTTCTTTCACCCATTACGAATCAGAGAACGGACGCTTATGGCGGTACTTTTGAGAAAAGGATGAAGCTTCCGCTTGACATTGTAGCTGGCATTAGAGAGCATGTCGGATCTGCTTTTCCTTTAATTTATCGAATTTCAGGAAACGACTATATGGAAGACAGCACGACGCAAGAGGAGACCATGGAGTTTGCTAAGCAATTGGAAAGTCAAGGGATTGACGCTTTAAACGTTGGCGTTGGCTGGCATGAATCACGTGTACCGACTGTCGCCGCCAGCGTTCCAAATGCTGCCTTTGCTCACGTTGTATCTTACATAAAAAACGCGGTTTCCATTCCTGTCATTGGGGCAAATCGCATCCATACGCCTGAAGTTGCAGAAGACGTTCTAAAACTTGGATTCATGGATTTTGTGGCACCTGCCCGTCCGTGGCTTGCCGATGAAGCGTTTGCGTTAAAGGCAAAAACAAACCGCGAAATGCTTAATCGATGTATCTCATGTAATCAGAGATGCCTGGACCATACGCTCGGACATCCGCCATTGCCTGTTGAATGTTTGGTTAATCCGAGGACAGGTCATGAATGGGAATGGAAGAAGCGAGAAATTGAAAATAAGGAAAGTCAAAGGAGGCAAAACATTGCTGTCGTGGGCGGTGGTGTTGCGGGTCTATCAACAGCTAAGGCTGCTGCTGAACAGGGATACAAGGTGGCGCTATTTGAAGCCCAGCCACAATTAGGGGGGCACTTTTTCCTCGCCTCACAGATCCCAAGCAAGGAAAAGTTCAGAGAGACCATTCAGTATTATAAAACCTGTCTTGAACGTCTAAATGTCGACATTCATTTGTCAACTAAACCGAACATTGATGAATTAGAGACTTTTGATAAAGTGTATTTGGCAACAGGTGTGACCCCTTACGTCCCAGAACAGTTAAAAGGTGTCCAGCTTCCTCATGTTGTCACCTACTCTGACATTCTATCTGGACAAGTTCCGGTTGGAAAAAAAGTGGCGATAGTTGGCGGCGGCGGCATTGGCTGTGACTTAGCCCATTTAATCAGCCAGGCAAATGACATAAGGCCTGAGGTTAAAACGTTTTTTGAAGACTATGGGATTAAGGTGAGGGAATGCGCCAATATTGAAGTGACCCTTATTTCACGATCGAAAAGGCTAGCCAAGAATGTCGGACCGACCACGCGCTGGGTTCTCTTGTCAGAGCTTCGAAAATTAGGGGTGACTCTCCTAAAAGGTTTTGAATGCTGTGAAATAACCGAAGACGGTGTATGGGTTCAAACTAGTGAAACTAAGCAATTTATAAAGGCAGACCAAGTGATTCTTTGCACAGGACAAACGGCTAATCAGGAACTTTACGACGTTTTAAAAGATCGAGTGCCAACTGTACTCATCGGCGGAAGCTATGATGCGAGTGAACTTAACGCGGCAAAGGCGATCCATCAAGGGTATGCTTATTTTTACTCTAATGAAGTTGAAGCAATCAATAAATAA
- a CDS encoding acyl-CoA dehydrogenase family protein codes for MNDSAFQQLKSEVHDFVNGPLRELSEKIEETGQCGKDVWEELRSHGFLNLTAPESLGGKGISFSQYLEIIELFSQSHGSIRVIVHVSNGIWRPFMPIVNEEQRERFLKPLVKGDLIATFTLTEPNSGSGADIKTTVRREGNDFLINGEKWMISFGDVADYFLLFAREEGTIGYDGTLAIMIPRDTPGLKIDLMPPTMGQTGTGHAHLFLENARVPKDNLLGQPGQGLIAALSGFLDPSRISVAMTCVGLAQRALDLAVERANERVTFGKPLSKRQLIQSYIAEMATDIEAARLLCLNAGRLQDQEALVPAQASMAKFYSVEMLRRVTDKALRIFGGIGYFKGSEIERIYRDGRLQWFEEGTAETQKVVIAKHYLTKG; via the coding sequence ATGAATGATTCAGCCTTTCAACAACTTAAATCAGAAGTTCATGATTTTGTGAATGGCCCGCTTAGAGAACTCTCAGAAAAGATTGAAGAAACAGGGCAATGCGGGAAGGATGTTTGGGAGGAATTAAGAAGCCATGGCTTTTTAAATCTGACTGCTCCTGAATCCCTTGGAGGAAAAGGAATAAGCTTTTCTCAGTATCTAGAAATCATTGAACTTTTTTCACAATCGCACGGATCGATCCGTGTGATTGTACATGTTAGTAACGGAATTTGGCGTCCCTTTATGCCCATAGTGAACGAAGAACAAAGGGAACGTTTCTTAAAACCGTTAGTTAAAGGAGATTTAATCGCAACCTTCACTTTAACTGAGCCTAACAGTGGTTCGGGTGCAGATATTAAAACAACTGTCCGAAGAGAAGGCAATGATTTCCTTATAAATGGTGAAAAATGGATGATCTCATTTGGTGATGTGGCAGACTATTTCCTTCTATTCGCCCGTGAAGAAGGAACAATCGGTTATGATGGAACACTAGCCATAATGATCCCTAGAGACACTCCGGGCCTAAAAATTGATTTGATGCCTCCGACTATGGGACAAACAGGTACCGGTCATGCCCACCTCTTCTTAGAGAACGCCCGTGTGCCTAAGGACAATCTGTTAGGTCAACCTGGACAAGGGTTAATCGCAGCTTTAAGCGGTTTTCTTGATCCGAGCCGGATTTCGGTGGCGATGACGTGTGTCGGTCTCGCACAGCGAGCGTTGGACTTAGCTGTTGAACGAGCAAACGAACGGGTTACTTTTGGTAAACCTCTTAGCAAAAGGCAACTCATTCAATCCTATATTGCCGAAATGGCCACTGATATTGAAGCGGCCCGCCTGCTCTGTTTAAATGCAGGGCGATTGCAGGACCAAGAAGCGCTTGTTCCGGCACAAGCTTCCATGGCAAAATTTTATAGTGTTGAAATGCTTCGAAGGGTAACTGATAAGGCGCTTAGGATCTTTGGTGGAATCGGCTACTTCAAAGGGAGCGAGATTGAGCGGATTTATCGGGACGGTCGCCTCCAATGGTTTGAAGAAGGAACGGCTGAAACTCAAAAGGTGGTCATCGCCAAGCATTATCTAACAAAGGGGTGA